The genomic interval TGCGCGCGGAACGTGTCGGCGACCGTCGAGATCGTCCCGGCGATCTTCGGCACCACGGGGAACCCGTGCTCGGCATAGCCGATCGCGTACCCGAGCACGTCGCGCAGCGGGAGCGTGCCGTGGTCGCGAAGCAACAGCATCCACGCCCCGAACTGCCCGGGCACGCACGCGGCCAGCAGGCCCGTGCCCGGCACGAGGTCGAGACCGAGGTCGCGGAACGCCGCCGGTGTCGCGGCCGCGGGCGCGGTGCCCTGCCCGCAGACCGCGAACGGCCGGTCGGCGGACGCGTCCCAGGCGAGCATCGGCACCTCGCCGGCAGGCCCGTTGAGGTGCGGCTCGACGACCTGCAGGACGAACCCGGCCGCGACCGCCGCGTCGAAGGCGTTGCCGCCCCGCTCCAGCACGGCCATGCCCGACTGCGACGCCAACCAGTGGGTCGACGCCACCATGCCGAACGTCCCGGCCAACTCAGGTCTCGTGGTGAACAAGTGGGTCTGCTCCTCCCGATACGTCCGGCGCGCGACCGTCGCCGCCGATCAGATGACACGCCGACGGGTGGCCGTCGGCGGTGTGGTCGATGAGCGCGGGCACCTCGTCGCTGCACAGCGGCAGCTCGGCGACGGGGCACCTGGTGTGGAACCGGCACCCGGACGGCGGGTCGATCGGGCTCGGCACGTCGCCGGGCAGCACCACGCGCCGCCGTTCGCGCTGCGCCCGCGGGTCGGGCAGCACCACGGCCGACAGCAGCGACTGGGTGTACGGGTGCCGCGGCTCGCGGAAGAGCTGCTCGCGCGCCGCGTGCTCGACGATGTGCCCGAGGTACATCACCGCCACCCGGTTGCACAGGAACTCGACCGTCGACAGGTCGTGCGCGACGAACAGGCAGCTGAACCCCATGTCACGCTGCAGGTCGAGCACAAGGTTGATGATGGACGCCTGCACCGAGACGTCGAGCGCCGACACCGGCTCGTCCGCGACGAGCAGGCTCGGGCCGAGCACGAGCGAGCGCGCGAGGCCCACCCGCTGCCGCTGACCGCCGGACAGCTCGTGCGGGTACCTGCGCCGCATGTCGGCGGAGAGCCCGACGCGTTCCAGCATGCCGCCGACCATCTCGCCGACCTTGCGTCCGCGCGCCAGGTCGTGCATGCGCAGCGGTTCCGCGACGATCTCGCCGACCTGCGTGCGCGGGTCGAGCGAGGAGTACGGGTCCTGGAACACCATGTGCACCTGCCGGCGCAGCCCGCGCATCCGCCGCCTGGACAGGTGGGTGATGTCGCGACCGTGCAGCGCGATGGTGCCCGCCGTCGGTTCGAGCAGCCGCACGATGCACCTGGCGACCGTCGACTTGCCGCTGCCCGACTCGCCGACGAGCCCGACGATCTCGCCCTCGTCGATCGTCAGGTCGACGCCGTCGACGGCGTGGACGCGCCCGCCGCCGCGGCTGCGTGGCACGTCGAAGTATTTGGTCAGGCCGGTCACCTGGAGCACGTGCTCACTCACGAGAGACGACCTCCTCGGCAGGCGCGACGGCGGGGCCTGGGTGCACGCAGGCCGCCTCCTGTCCGGGAGCAGTCTCCCGCAGCGGCGGCATCTCCGTGTGACACGGCTCGTCCGCCCGCGGGCAGCGCGGCGCGAACACGCACGACTCCGGCCGCTCGCGCAGGGTCGGGACGATGCCGGGGATCTCCCGCAGCCGCTCCGGCGCCTCCTCGGCGGTGAGGTCGGGCCGCGGCACCGAGCCGAGCAGGCCGACGGTGTACGGGTGCTGCGGGTTCTCGAAGACCGAGTCGACGTCGCCGGACTCGACGACGTGACCCGCGTACATGACCACGACGTCCTCGGCGATGTCGGCGACGACGCCGAGGTCGTGGGTGATCATCACGATCGACGTGCCGAACTGGTCGCGCAGGTCGCGCATGATGTCGAGCACCTGGGCCTGGATCGTCACGTCGAGCGCGGTCGTCGGCTCGTCGGCGAGCAGCACCTTGGGGTTGCAGGCGACGGCCATCGCGATCATCACGCGCTGCCGCATGCCGCCCGACATCTGGTGCGGGTAGTCGTGTACCCGCCCGGTGGCGGCGGGGATGCGGACCAGGTCGAGCAGCTCGGCGGCTCGCACCCGCGCGGCCTGCCGGGAGATCCCCTCGTGCCGGCGCAGCACCTCGCCGATCTGGAACCCGACGGTGAACGACGGGTTCAGCGACGTCATCGGCTCCTGGAAGATCATCGAGATCTCCCTGCCCCTGACGTCACGCAGCTGCCGCAGCGAGAGGCCGGAGAGCTCGCGCCCCTCGAGCCGCACGCTCCCCTCCCGGACGGCGGTGGCCGGCAGCAGGCCGAGCACCGCGAGTGCGGTC from Streptosporangiales bacterium carries:
- a CDS encoding ATP-binding cassette domain-containing protein; protein product: MNALAHPDARLEVSDLRVRFEGDDDRVLAVNGVSFSVRPGGVLALVGESGCGKSVTALAVLGLLPATAVREGSVRLEGRELSGLSLRQLRDVRGREISMIFQEPMTSLNPSFTVGFQIGEVLRRHEGISRQAARVRAAELLDLVRIPAATGRVHDYPHQMSGGMRQRVMIAMAVACNPKVLLADEPTTALDVTIQAQVLDIMRDLRDQFGTSIVMITHDLGVVADIAEDVVVMYAGHVVESGDVDSVFENPQHPYTVGLLGSVPRPDLTAEEAPERLREIPGIVPTLRERPESCVFAPRCPRADEPCHTEMPPLRETAPGQEAACVHPGPAVAPAEEVVSRE
- a CDS encoding ATP-binding cassette domain-containing protein, whose translation is MPRRSSLVSEHVLQVTGLTKYFDVPRSRGGGRVHAVDGVDLTIDEGEIVGLVGESGSGKSTVARCIVRLLEPTAGTIALHGRDITHLSRRRMRGLRRQVHMVFQDPYSSLDPRTQVGEIVAEPLRMHDLARGRKVGEMVGGMLERVGLSADMRRRYPHELSGGQRQRVGLARSLVLGPSLLVADEPVSALDVSVQASIINLVLDLQRDMGFSCLFVAHDLSTVEFLCNRVAVMYLGHIVEHAAREQLFREPRHPYTQSLLSAVVLPDPRAQRERRRVVLPGDVPSPIDPPSGCRFHTRCPVAELPLCSDEVPALIDHTADGHPSACHLIGGDGRAPDVSGGADPLVHHET